In Vibrio echinoideorum, the following proteins share a genomic window:
- a CDS encoding glutathione S-transferase family protein — protein MLKFYFHQTPNPMKIALFLEETGLDFELVPVDTLKGEQHTPEFRLINPNGKTPAIEDDGQRVFDSNAILLYLSEKTGKLAGQPEDRAELLSWMMFIASGLGPYSGQSVHFRHAAPAGLDYAVNRYLREAQRHYEVLEKHMEGRDFFVGNEYTIVDVAAWGWIDKAPFVLGEEGLEPYPNLKRWFDTINSRPAALRAREIGKGIEFKSERDEEALRALFPSNFAE, from the coding sequence ATGCTTAAGTTTTATTTTCACCAGACACCAAACCCAATGAAAATTGCACTGTTTCTAGAAGAGACAGGCTTAGATTTTGAACTTGTCCCTGTTGATACTTTAAAGGGTGAGCAGCACACTCCGGAATTTCGTTTGATTAACCCGAATGGAAAAACGCCGGCGATTGAAGATGACGGACAACGTGTATTCGACTCTAACGCTATCCTTCTTTACCTATCAGAGAAGACAGGCAAGCTAGCGGGCCAGCCAGAAGACAGAGCTGAACTGCTATCTTGGATGATGTTCATCGCGAGTGGTCTTGGTCCATATTCTGGCCAATCGGTACACTTCCGTCATGCTGCGCCAGCAGGCCTAGACTACGCCGTGAACCGTTACCTGCGTGAAGCACAACGTCACTATGAAGTGTTAGAAAAGCATATGGAAGGTCGTGATTTTTTCGTCGGAAATGAGTACACCATTGTCGATGTCGCGGCATGGGGTTGGATTGATAAAGCACCTTTTGTTCTTGGTGAAGAAGGCCTAGAACCTTACCCGAACTTAAAGCGTTGGTTTGATACAATCAACAGCCGCCCTGCCGCACTGCGCGCGCGTGAAATCGGCAAAGGCATTGAGTTTAAGAGCGAACGTGATGAAGAGGCGCTTAGAGCGTTATTCCCGTCTAACTTCGCTGAATAA
- a CDS encoding mechanosensitive ion channel family protein, with protein sequence MPNFLVHIFNTLKQYDLLLALVFIFAYWLLKRFISTTVINLAQVKSVASTRTMFIIRCFNIFSFILLFATYIIVSGIGYGNFTIFISSLVTVFGVAFIAQWSILSNITTSFLIFFVFPYRIGDSIIVADGDDIEGKILEIKMFHTLIKHPSGNLIAYPNSLLLQKSVTKVLKKNTPRIERPR encoded by the coding sequence ATGCCGAACTTTCTAGTCCACATCTTTAATACACTAAAGCAATATGACTTGCTGCTTGCCCTTGTATTTATTTTTGCCTATTGGCTTCTCAAGCGCTTTATTTCGACGACTGTTATCAACCTTGCACAGGTAAAGTCTGTCGCGTCGACACGCACAATGTTCATCATTCGCTGCTTCAACATTTTCTCGTTCATACTGTTGTTTGCAACCTATATCATCGTGAGTGGGATTGGCTATGGGAACTTCACCATTTTCATCTCGTCCTTGGTGACCGTTTTTGGCGTCGCTTTCATCGCCCAATGGTCAATTCTGAGCAATATCACCACGAGCTTTCTGATCTTCTTCGTATTCCCTTACCGAATTGGCGATTCAATAATTGTTGCAGATGGTGATGATATCGAAGGAAAGATCCTCGAGATTAAGATGTTTCATACTCTAATCAAGCACCCAAGCGGCAACTTAATTGCTTACCCTAATTCTCTGCTGTTGCAGAAAAGCGTAACCAAGGTATTAAAGAAGAACACTCCACGAATAGAAAGGCCTCGGTAA
- a CDS encoding winged helix-turn-helix domain-containing protein codes for MLEKNISFIVDEWQFMPNEGQIQFADSCITIDNRLTKLLEFLCLNPGLTHTRDELIEEVWNGSILTDQVVTQAVFELRKVLKTQSKRTSSYIVTVPKRGYRFDGEVRVEKVELQKPDFQKPTLQKPDQLDVNERQSTPETQEFVERGGREEGYVKPSENSPRSRKLHYILTFLAVVIVLQSSYIWFSQNKQSPSQASSTHSLSHYEFRYVVLNVTEEVKAQPELYGIVIKLIEHIGFYSNIRVVKSDEHKKLAAIEFNISTAKSSDGKKTRLLVKYVNRASGGVHLNRRYSTNFARFHETFPTMIDDLLRAMYIDVPEEELRRNISVFPQDKESVKALMSATGVSYSTVDFDMALKYFREARTLAPDNAYAISVSYISEVLAVFSKDEENIQPRIKALNEQYSSSLSAILKLGNNPRVCEANAILALSQSDPDKALQILLSIPYNQHTPLTYLLMAKAEEARGHITGAKELYLQATQNTSSPTALTLAGPLFFDSNLDKLIEQLQGVKLDVDGK; via the coding sequence ATGCTTGAGAAAAACATCAGTTTTATCGTAGATGAGTGGCAGTTTATGCCTAACGAAGGGCAGATTCAGTTTGCAGATTCGTGTATTACGATTGATAACCGCCTCACTAAATTGCTTGAGTTCTTATGTTTGAACCCGGGGTTGACTCATACGCGTGATGAGTTAATTGAAGAGGTTTGGAATGGCAGTATATTAACCGATCAAGTTGTCACACAAGCGGTATTTGAACTACGAAAAGTTCTGAAAACACAGAGCAAAAGGACAAGCAGTTATATTGTTACGGTTCCAAAACGTGGTTACCGATTTGATGGTGAAGTGAGAGTTGAGAAAGTAGAGCTCCAAAAACCTGATTTCCAAAAACCAACTCTCCAAAAACCAGATCAGCTTGATGTTAATGAACGCCAATCAACGCCTGAAACCCAAGAATTTGTCGAAAGAGGAGGCCGGGAAGAGGGATATGTAAAGCCATCAGAAAATTCGCCAAGAAGTAGAAAGTTGCATTACATACTGACGTTTTTGGCGGTTGTTATCGTTTTACAATCATCATATATATGGTTTTCTCAGAACAAACAAAGCCCTTCGCAAGCAAGCTCGACTCACTCATTAAGTCATTATGAATTTCGTTATGTTGTACTGAATGTAACGGAAGAAGTTAAGGCGCAACCCGAGCTCTATGGAATCGTAATTAAACTAATTGAACATATTGGTTTTTATAGCAATATCAGAGTGGTTAAGTCTGATGAGCACAAGAAGTTGGCCGCGATTGAGTTTAATATCTCAACGGCGAAAAGCAGTGACGGCAAGAAAACTCGTTTATTGGTGAAGTATGTTAACCGAGCGTCGGGAGGCGTGCATTTGAATCGCCGTTATTCCACCAACTTTGCTCGTTTCCATGAAACGTTTCCAACGATGATCGACGATCTATTGCGTGCTATGTATATCGATGTACCTGAAGAAGAGTTACGGCGCAATATTTCTGTGTTCCCACAGGATAAAGAATCGGTCAAGGCGTTGATGTCTGCGACCGGGGTTTCTTATAGCACCGTGGATTTTGATATGGCGCTTAAGTATTTTCGAGAGGCCAGAACACTGGCTCCGGATAACGCTTATGCTATTTCGGTGAGCTACATAAGTGAAGTGCTGGCGGTTTTCTCTAAAGATGAGGAAAATATTCAACCTAGAATTAAGGCGTTGAACGAGCAATATTCCTCGTCTTTGTCTGCCATTCTTAAGCTAGGAAACAATCCTCGTGTTTGTGAAGCGAACGCAATATTAGCACTGTCTCAAAGTGATCCTGATAAGGCGTTACAGATTTTGTTGTCGATTCCTTACAATCAACATACCCCTTTGACTTACCTTTTAATGGCTAAAGCAGAAGAGGCACGTGGCCATATCACGGGTGCCAAAGAGCTGTATCTGCAAGCGACACAAAATACCTCTTCACCGACTGCATTGACGCTAGCTGGTCCGTTGTTCTTTGACAGTAATCTAGACAAACTGATTGAACAACTTCAGGGCGTCAAACTCGACGTTGACGGTAAATAG
- a CDS encoding porin, translated as MKLNKFILPITAIFFVTQASADPYIGASYLYSEYQAESDNTDFSDENSGYSLYIGYQINDLLSVEAGYADFVDTHKDFEHIYSDAWLASTKLTLPITIFDVYGRLGIGHFQSNLGDTDDIYYGVGTGVTLGPVRVALEYTMYEAKIVDNSYALSAEFRF; from the coding sequence ATGAAACTGAACAAATTTATTCTTCCTATCACTGCTATCTTCTTTGTAACTCAAGCAAGCGCTGACCCATACATTGGTGCTAGCTACCTATATTCTGAGTACCAAGCTGAAAGCGACAATACAGATTTCAGTGATGAGAATAGCGGCTACAGCCTTTACATAGGCTATCAAATTAACGACCTACTATCGGTTGAAGCTGGATACGCGGACTTTGTTGATACACACAAAGATTTCGAACACATCTATTCAGATGCATGGTTAGCAAGTACAAAACTAACACTACCTATTACGATTTTTGACGTATACGGTCGTCTAGGTATCGGTCACTTCCAAAGTAACCTAGGTGATACAGACGACATTTACTACGGCGTGGGTACGGGTGTTACTCTAGGTCCTGTTCGTGTTGCACTGGAATACACAATGTACGAAGCAAAAATCGTAGACAACAGCTACGCACTAAGCGCTGAATTTCGCTTCTAA
- a CDS encoding DUF302 domain-containing protein, with product MKKLSLIILLVLPMMGCETTVDPIVHESKLNAVDESVLIVDANAQEQQFEKILTIDHSRLAGQADEYLAPSRVDLYTDDVLNTQLLKDDLQVGLDLPFRVLNYVENDAQKAVYTDAQFIQKRHAITDSDALTRYAEATTSLVRGLDNVTPVESEGLTEGYGIETLVSDYDFETTLVNIKRDVLDQDDTVWFINWDFKERAEAIGETLPNATLLVFGGPAPGAKAMTDFPSIGLDAFGQKVLVVEQDGQVIVSYNNIVDMSELHYQDNAISHKIINFRLGKTLSGAVEK from the coding sequence ATGAAAAAACTGTCTTTGATTATTTTATTAGTTTTGCCAATGATGGGTTGTGAAACAACGGTCGATCCTATTGTTCATGAATCTAAGTTAAATGCCGTTGATGAAAGTGTTTTGATTGTTGATGCGAATGCGCAAGAACAACAGTTTGAAAAAATCTTAACCATCGATCATTCTCGATTAGCTGGACAAGCCGATGAGTATTTAGCTCCAAGCCGTGTCGATCTTTATACCGACGATGTGCTCAATACTCAGTTATTAAAAGATGACCTGCAAGTTGGGTTAGACCTGCCTTTTCGTGTTTTGAATTATGTCGAAAACGATGCACAAAAAGCGGTTTATACAGACGCACAGTTTATTCAAAAGAGGCATGCCATTACGGACAGTGACGCACTTACTCGTTATGCAGAAGCAACGACAAGTTTGGTTAGAGGTTTAGACAATGTCACTCCAGTTGAAAGTGAGGGTTTAACAGAAGGGTACGGTATAGAAACACTGGTTTCAGACTATGATTTTGAAACAACCTTAGTCAATATTAAAAGAGATGTGCTGGACCAAGATGACACGGTTTGGTTTATTAACTGGGACTTCAAAGAACGCGCTGAAGCGATCGGTGAAACCTTGCCTAATGCAACCTTACTTGTATTTGGTGGTCCAGCCCCAGGAGCGAAAGCGATGACCGACTTCCCAAGCATTGGTTTAGACGCTTTTGGCCAAAAAGTATTAGTAGTAGAGCAAGATGGCCAAGTTATTGTCTCTTACAACAATATTGTCGATATGTCGGAATTGCATTACCAAGACAATGCAATTTCTCACAAGATTATTAATTTTCGGTTAGGAAAAACACTGAGTGGTGCCGTAGAAAAATAA
- a CDS encoding chalcone isomerase family protein: MRYKVTFLLVAFLFAKEALANEPTLDPSQVQAESWAYDDYKVVKTNTRTLWFVDYYDIAHLKNNQGDSTLVLTFTPENLTQEKVRTATIEALEDSNSSINVNSPSIQSLVDSLSLSLAKGDVIAIVYKGQEMQIQHNNKVIYQTHSFSEESIAFRNIWLGETPVDDLL, translated from the coding sequence ATGAGATACAAAGTCACATTTCTTCTGGTTGCTTTTCTATTTGCCAAGGAAGCATTAGCAAATGAACCTACTTTGGATCCCTCTCAAGTGCAGGCTGAATCGTGGGCATACGATGACTATAAAGTAGTTAAGACTAATACGAGAACGCTATGGTTTGTCGACTACTATGATATTGCCCACTTAAAGAATAATCAGGGTGACAGTACACTTGTACTGACATTCACGCCTGAAAATTTGACTCAAGAAAAAGTCAGAACGGCAACCATTGAAGCTCTCGAAGATTCGAATTCAAGCATTAATGTGAACAGCCCTAGTATTCAGAGCCTTGTTGATAGTTTGTCTTTATCGTTAGCTAAGGGGGACGTTATCGCGATTGTTTACAAAGGGCAGGAGATGCAGATTCAGCATAATAATAAGGTTATTTATCAGACTCATTCATTTTCAGAAGAGAGCATAGCCTTTAGAAATATTTGGCTCGGTGAGACACCTGTTGATGATCTTCTATAA
- a CDS encoding NAD(P)H-binding protein, with protein sequence MNKSIIIAGASGLVGRETLSTLLESNHVDTVYALSRRELNIKHQKLSQLIDNNLSVSVSTFDSVLPEVGVIALGSTIKKAGTKEKLRAIDVDLVVSTAEKMKELGVKHLIVVSCLGADTKARSHYLRCKGEMEAKVELLDFEKTTFLHPGPLAGDRAESRTDEKVLQGVLKALQPLMLGGMKKYIPIQASSIAESILAHSISSTSEKVERLDSLAMMKLAS encoded by the coding sequence ATGAACAAATCAATAATTATTGCTGGAGCAAGTGGCTTAGTTGGACGAGAAACGCTAAGTACTTTGTTGGAAAGTAACCACGTAGATACGGTTTATGCGCTTTCTCGACGTGAATTGAATATCAAGCATCAGAAATTGAGCCAGTTAATAGACAACAACTTAAGCGTTTCTGTTAGTACTTTTGATTCTGTATTACCAGAAGTGGGTGTCATTGCCTTAGGTAGCACAATTAAAAAAGCCGGTACAAAAGAGAAGTTACGCGCTATTGATGTTGACCTCGTTGTTTCCACTGCTGAAAAGATGAAAGAACTGGGCGTGAAGCACCTTATTGTTGTGTCTTGCTTAGGGGCTGATACCAAAGCTCGCTCGCACTACCTTCGCTGTAAAGGCGAAATGGAGGCCAAAGTTGAGTTACTTGATTTTGAAAAAACGACGTTCTTACATCCGGGTCCTTTAGCGGGAGATAGAGCTGAAAGTAGAACCGATGAAAAAGTACTTCAAGGCGTTTTGAAAGCACTCCAACCTTTGATGTTGGGTGGTATGAAAAAGTACATCCCAATTCAAGCGTCAAGTATCGCGGAAAGCATTTTAGCCCACTCAATCTCTTCAACGTCAGAAAAGGTCGAGAGGTTAGATTCTTTGGCCATGATGAAACTTGCTTCCTAA
- the tnpC gene encoding IS66 family transposase, whose amino-acid sequence MKKTPNINPESQDVAELQAMVAALMSEKNEWKQERQSLLEQLKLAFDRQFAKRSEVLKPYDESQGDLFNEAECEAVKEDEVEVTTTTTTKKRGKRKPLPKTLPREVIELDVDDHEKQCACCNHSLHKIGEDRSEKLEFTPAVLKVLEYVRPKYACRQCEKTGDSSRIVQKPSPQSLIPKSFATESLLTNIILGKYQYAMPLYRQESLFTQSGIELSRTTMARWVIQVSEKFAPLYAALKDNLLQQVVVQADETPLNVLKEEKKCYMWLYCSGADSPESALPNVKNIALYDYQNSRARACPVDFLGDYNGYLQTDGYAAYDGLHHVTNVGCLAHARRKFMDAKKLQGKGKSGKADKALAKIQKLYGIESRLKGAPAQERKAERQALAKPILDELYQWMTTQKVIGSSPLGKAIKYTLGQWSKLIRYIDDGHLSIDNNRAERAIKPLVIGRKNWLFSNTPNGADASAMLYSIIETAKANGLILYDYMVKCMKELAKAEPDIDALLPWNFKH is encoded by the coding sequence ATGAAAAAGACGCCAAATATCAACCCAGAAAGCCAAGATGTTGCCGAGCTACAAGCGATGGTAGCTGCTCTGATGTCGGAGAAAAATGAGTGGAAACAAGAGCGCCAATCGCTGCTTGAACAACTCAAACTCGCCTTCGACCGTCAGTTCGCGAAACGCTCGGAGGTATTAAAGCCTTACGATGAATCACAAGGTGACCTCTTCAACGAAGCGGAGTGTGAAGCCGTTAAAGAAGACGAGGTTGAGGTGACAACCACGACCACAACGAAAAAGCGCGGTAAACGTAAACCTCTGCCTAAGACCTTGCCTCGTGAGGTTATCGAACTTGATGTAGACGACCATGAAAAGCAGTGCGCTTGCTGCAATCATAGCCTGCATAAAATCGGTGAAGACCGCAGCGAGAAGCTAGAGTTCACGCCAGCGGTACTCAAAGTGTTGGAATATGTTCGTCCTAAGTACGCTTGCCGCCAGTGCGAGAAAACAGGTGACAGCAGCCGTATCGTTCAGAAGCCATCCCCTCAGAGTCTCATCCCTAAAAGCTTCGCCACAGAAAGCTTGCTGACCAACATCATTCTTGGCAAATACCAATACGCGATGCCACTTTATCGCCAAGAATCGCTGTTTACCCAGTCGGGTATCGAGCTATCACGCACCACCATGGCAAGGTGGGTTATCCAAGTCAGTGAGAAGTTCGCCCCGCTGTATGCGGCCTTGAAGGATAACCTGCTTCAACAAGTGGTGGTTCAGGCGGATGAAACGCCGCTCAATGTGCTCAAAGAAGAGAAGAAGTGTTATATGTGGCTCTACTGCTCAGGCGCTGACTCACCCGAATCGGCACTGCCGAATGTGAAAAATATTGCCTTGTACGACTATCAAAACAGTCGCGCGAGGGCGTGTCCCGTGGACTTTTTAGGTGACTACAACGGTTATCTACAAACCGATGGCTACGCGGCTTATGATGGTCTGCATCACGTCACCAATGTAGGGTGCTTAGCGCATGCTCGTCGCAAGTTCATGGATGCGAAGAAGCTTCAAGGGAAAGGTAAATCAGGCAAGGCTGATAAGGCGCTGGCTAAAATCCAAAAACTCTACGGGATAGAATCACGCTTAAAAGGTGCGCCTGCCCAAGAGCGAAAAGCAGAGCGTCAAGCGCTTGCCAAGCCGATACTGGATGAGCTTTACCAATGGATGACGACCCAGAAGGTGATTGGCTCTAGCCCACTAGGCAAAGCGATAAAATATACGCTTGGGCAGTGGTCAAAGCTTATTCGTTATATCGACGATGGTCACTTATCTATTGATAATAATCGCGCTGAACGCGCAATTAAACCACTGGTCATTGGCAGGAAGAACTGGCTGTTCTCTAACACACCAAACGGTGCTGATGCGAGCGCGATGCTTTACAGCATCATCGAGACCGCGAAAGCCAACGGTCTTATCCTCTACGACTACATGGTCAAGTGCATGAAAGAGCTGGCGAAAGCTGAGCCTGATATCGACGCACTCCTGCCTTGGAACTTCAAACACTGA
- the tnpB gene encoding IS66 family insertion sequence element accessory protein TnpB (TnpB, as the term is used for proteins encoded by IS66 family insertion elements, is considered an accessory protein, since TnpC, encoded by a neighboring gene, is a DDE family transposase.), which yields MKGMLSAPDIYLYRESVDFRKSINGLTAIIENDTDLPLGSGALFLFTNKQRDKIKVLYWDKTGFALWYKRLEKAKYKWPSKEKNQVFTLTQFELDRLLSGFTIIGHEPIKINDFTMS from the coding sequence ATGAAAGGTATGCTCAGCGCTCCAGACATTTACCTTTATCGTGAAAGCGTCGATTTTAGAAAGTCCATCAACGGCCTTACAGCGATTATCGAAAATGATACTGACTTGCCTCTTGGCAGCGGTGCGCTGTTCCTGTTTACCAATAAACAGCGCGATAAGATTAAAGTGTTGTACTGGGATAAAACAGGCTTCGCCCTCTGGTATAAACGCCTTGAAAAAGCCAAGTATAAGTGGCCTTCAAAAGAGAAAAATCAGGTGTTTACCCTCACTCAATTTGAGCTTGATAGACTGCTTTCAGGCTTCACAATTATCGGCCACGAACCCATCAAAATAAACGATTTTACAATGAGTTAA
- the tnpA gene encoding IS66 family insertion sequence element accessory protein TnpA, with product MAKRRTNLEWQSLFEQYESSSVTQRAFCEEHGLSLSTFFAKRRQLQTANQSESVGFVRAEIVEKTTKYQAQIATANMTLLINDVELSIPQGTPATYLAELIGALS from the coding sequence ATGGCAAAACGACGCACCAACCTAGAATGGCAATCACTGTTTGAACAATATGAAAGTAGCAGTGTTACTCAACGCGCTTTTTGTGAAGAGCATGGACTGAGTTTATCCACGTTCTTCGCCAAACGGCGTCAACTCCAAACAGCAAACCAATCGGAATCTGTCGGATTTGTTAGAGCCGAAATCGTTGAAAAGACAACCAAGTATCAGGCCCAGATAGCTACGGCGAACATGACACTTCTCATCAATGATGTGGAGCTGAGCATTCCTCAAGGCACGCCAGCCACCTATCTTGCTGAACTCATTGGAGCGTTGTCATGA
- a CDS encoding capsular polysaccharide synthesis protein translates to MSVLSEYLIRLLDWSVVFIRRLTKKNSNVRHVVFVNWNGKYGDAIASAPIIDFLTSHCGIRVSVITNEQLRAFYYSVIQVDSVHVIEKNFGWLDLVKIALHVKRCDAVVPLFGKLGVKDVLCVFLLNPRVIFSTDSTLKMSSKAFIDKSTHNDIYGIYQSVADMVIGGYKTLVGASFCVEEDSVAKTYDYLINPYGSREDKSLSIDKTKSLIRHLDASHSGSRFGVMHSPDSLQSASRLVDDLSMSNVELVKGITNFESVIPIIRNSGLLISVDTSLVHVSKVLNKGVVAIYPQTKYFNIWQPTTSRNFEIVQSKGLVDFGDTKDMNQFENVDVDYAFNRIKNSERLVSKKVVFMYWHSPKEDMPIGHALNIRNLESRLSGSDWVVIVTTLDKRSPDYIENYISLPPYFHQLIEKTGDPSVQHGNHSDIIRLRLLERYGGVYLDTSTIFLKHDFEEVSLYKNLSDSTEASLAGYTNVTFTRKDKKGRNYFEEAKDGIELSILYAKKSSNILQIFNREVDEYWKWKTPDKDYRDYPLFKEYGLGQISFLNEYHIHYSIYHLIITRQPELLSEVVVQSMHRKGKETALTHGPYAISDLFCRGKTSYEPASSKRMLQCFIEGELNSWDGSLTSLEGRIDICREIELLKIPAYLRCELEQKFTCLNDFFIQKSLFDEFYSFLAFEFAPNSGENMLCSTNQA, encoded by the coding sequence ATGTCTGTGCTAAGTGAGTACCTGATAAGGCTTCTTGATTGGTCAGTTGTATTCATCAGGCGGCTTACGAAGAAAAATAGTAACGTCAGGCATGTCGTTTTCGTTAACTGGAATGGTAAGTACGGCGACGCTATCGCCTCGGCTCCCATTATCGACTTCCTCACCTCCCACTGCGGGATAAGAGTTAGTGTTATTACCAACGAACAACTGCGTGCTTTTTATTATTCAGTGATACAAGTAGATTCTGTTCACGTAATTGAGAAGAATTTTGGCTGGCTTGATCTAGTTAAGATCGCACTCCACGTGAAAAGGTGTGATGCAGTTGTTCCACTCTTTGGTAAGCTTGGTGTTAAAGATGTCCTGTGTGTTTTTCTTTTGAACCCTAGAGTCATTTTCAGCACGGATAGCACCTTAAAGATGTCAAGTAAGGCATTTATAGATAAATCGACACACAATGATATCTACGGAATCTACCAATCGGTTGCCGATATGGTAATCGGTGGGTACAAAACTTTGGTTGGAGCCTCATTTTGTGTAGAGGAAGACAGCGTCGCCAAGACCTATGATTATCTTATCAACCCTTACGGGAGTCGGGAAGATAAGTCACTTTCTATCGATAAAACGAAGTCCCTTATAAGGCACCTAGATGCATCTCATAGTGGTAGTAGATTTGGTGTTATGCACTCTCCTGATTCTTTACAGTCAGCTTCACGGTTGGTTGACGACTTGAGTATGTCTAATGTCGAGTTGGTAAAAGGAATAACCAATTTTGAAAGCGTTATTCCAATCATTCGTAACTCAGGGTTATTGATCTCAGTAGATACATCTCTTGTCCATGTTTCTAAGGTGTTAAATAAAGGTGTTGTCGCTATCTACCCTCAGACTAAGTATTTTAATATTTGGCAACCGACAACAAGTAGAAATTTTGAAATTGTTCAGAGTAAAGGCTTAGTTGACTTTGGAGACACCAAGGATATGAATCAATTCGAAAACGTAGATGTCGACTATGCATTCAACCGAATAAAAAACAGTGAGAGGCTGGTAAGTAAAAAAGTCGTTTTCATGTACTGGCACTCTCCAAAAGAGGACATGCCTATTGGTCACGCGCTAAACATAAGAAACTTAGAGTCTAGGTTAAGTGGCAGTGACTGGGTCGTTATCGTTACTACGTTAGACAAGCGCTCGCCTGATTATATTGAAAACTACATATCCCTACCACCGTACTTTCATCAACTGATAGAGAAGACTGGAGATCCTAGTGTTCAGCATGGTAACCATAGTGACATTATTAGGCTTAGGCTTTTAGAAAGGTATGGTGGTGTTTATCTAGATACGAGTACTATTTTTCTCAAGCATGACTTCGAAGAAGTGTCATTGTACAAGAATCTTAGTGATTCAACAGAGGCTTCGTTGGCTGGCTATACCAATGTAACGTTTACTCGTAAGGATAAGAAAGGGCGTAATTACTTTGAAGAAGCAAAAGATGGTATCGAGTTAAGTATTTTATACGCGAAAAAAAGCTCTAATATCTTGCAGATTTTTAATCGCGAGGTTGATGAATACTGGAAGTGGAAAACGCCCGACAAAGATTATAGGGACTATCCGCTATTTAAAGAATATGGCTTGGGTCAAATCAGTTTTTTGAATGAGTATCATATTCATTATTCCATTTATCACCTTATCATTACCAGGCAACCAGAGTTGCTTAGTGAAGTTGTGGTTCAGAGTATGCATAGAAAAGGTAAGGAAACAGCACTTACTCATGGTCCTTATGCTATCTCTGACTTATTCTGTCGTGGAAAAACTTCATATGAACCTGCTTCATCGAAAAGAATGTTGCAATGTTTTATTGAAGGAGAATTGAATAGTTGGGATGGTAGCTTAACCTCACTAGAGGGCCGCATTGATATTTGCCGGGAGATCGAATTGTTAAAAATTCCGGCTTATTTGAGATGTGAGTTGGAGCAAAAGTTCACTTGTCTAAACGACTTTTTTATCCAGAAAAGCCTCTTTGATGAATTCTATAGTTTTTTAGCTTTCGAGTTCGCCCCCAATTCCGGTGAAAACATGCTATGCAGTACAAATCAGGCATAA